The Chrysiogenia bacterium genome segment CTCGTTACTTCTTCTTGTTCCGCTTGTTCGTAAAGTCGGGCTTGCGCTTCTGCATGAAGGCCATGATCGCTTCCATGTTCTCGGGCTGACCGACAGTGCGGCCCAGGGCGCCGCCTTCGCGGTTGCAGGCCTCGCGAAGGATGTCGCGGCGCCAGTCAAGGAGCATGCGCTTGGTCTCTACGAGCGAGCTGGGCGCGTGGCCGGCGATCTGCGCGGCGCGCTCCTGCGCTTTTGTGAGAATTTCGTCGTCGGCGTACTTGGCGGCGGCAAGGCCCAGTTCCACGCACTCATCGGCGCTGATCCAGTCGGCGCTCAGCAGCAGCTCGGAGGCCTTCTGCAGTCCCACGATCATGGGGAGCAGCACGGTGGAACCCGCCTCCGGGACGATGCCCAGGCTCACGAAGGGAA includes the following:
- a CDS encoding enoyl-CoA hydratase/isomerase family protein, with the translated sequence MTYQPTILTDLKDGVLTVTINRPEKKNAFNNDLYDDLRDELNNARENDEVVCMVLTNAGTTFSAGQDLAVFSGGGGKSERPKTSEAPMGFPGYQNALLDFDKPLIIAVNGPAVGIGATSLLHADIVYVSESSRVRFPFVSLGIVPEAGSTVLLPMIVGLQKASELLLSADWISADECVELGLAAAKYADDEILTKAQERAAQIAGHAPSSLVETKRMLLDWRRDILREACNREGGALGRTVGQPENMEAIMAFMQKRKPDFTNKRNKKK